The Prunus persica cultivar Lovell chromosome G8, Prunus_persica_NCBIv2, whole genome shotgun sequence genome includes a region encoding these proteins:
- the LOC18767576 gene encoding pentatricopeptide repeat-containing protein At5g09450, mitochondrial isoform X1, which translates to MASRSLFLTLRRKCSASSVVSNTLRPNLSRLFSSGALSTECVQDSQENDDLKSRIFRVRLPKRSVTNVLQNWVSEGNQITLSELRHISKDLRKSQRYKHALEISEWMVSHGEYEVSDSDYAVRIVLMTKVFGIDSAERYFEGLPLTAKTTETYTALLHSYAGAKLTEKAEDLYEKIKESKLSLSALTYNEMMTMYMSVGQVEKVSLVVEELKRQKVAPDIFTYNLWISSCAATLKIDQVQQILDEMRYDLGFGEDWERYINLTNIYVSVGHLVNAESNSLVEAEKGITQREWITYDFLIILHAGLGNKDRIDQIWKSLIMTRQKMTSRNYICILSSYLMLGQLKEVGEVIDQWKQSTTTDSVVSACKRLLNAFTDVGFTEKAHDFKMLLIQKNCDPTNSLE; encoded by the exons ATGGCTTCTCGGTCCCTCTTCCTCACTCTCAGGCG GAAATGCAGTGCGAGCAGCGTCGTCAGCAACACTTTGCGACCCAATCTTTCTAGATTGTTCTCTTCAGGTGCTCTCAGCACTGAATGTGTCCAAGACTCTCAGGAAAATGACGACCTCAAGAGCAGAATCTTCAGGGTGAGGCTGCCCAAGCGAAGCGTCACCAACGTTCTTCAGAATTGGGTCAGTGAAGGCAACCAAATTACCCTTTCAGAGCTTCGCCATATCTCGAAGGACCTTAGGAAGTCTCAGCGTTACAAGCACGCTCTCGAG ATATCCGAGTGGATGGTCAGCCATGGTGAATATGAGGTATCAGATTCTGACTATGCAGTCCGCATTGTCTTGATGACAAAAGTTTTTGGTATTGATTCTGCGGAACGCTACTTTGAAGGTCTACCTCTTACTGCAAAAACTACTGAGACCTATACTGCTCTCCTCCACTCGTATGCTGGGGCTAAATTGACTGAAAAGGCTGAGGACCTCtatgagaaaataaaggaGTCTAAACTTTCCCTTAGTGCCCTTACATACAATGAGATGATGACTATGTACATGTCAGTGGGGCAAGTGGAGAAGGTCTCTTTAGTTGTTGAAGAACTGAAACGGCAGAAGGTTGCACCAGATATCTTCACATACAATCTCTGGATAAGTTCATGTGCTGCAACTCTGAAAATTGATCAAGTTCAACAGATTTTGGATGAAATGAGATATGATCTTGGTTTTGGTGAAGACTGGGAGAGATACATTAACCTGACAAATATCTATGTTAGCGTTGGGCATCTTGTGAATGCAGAGTCCAATTCTCTAGTAGAAGCTGAGAAAGGAATCACACAAAGAGAATGGATTACATACGACTTCCTCATTATTTTGCATGCTGGTTTAGGAAATAAAGACAGAATTGATCAGATATGGAAATCCTTGATAATGACGAGACAAAAGATGACAAGTAGAAACTATATTTGCATTCTTTCTTCATATCTAATGCTTGGGCAGCTAAAAGAAGTGGGAGAAGTTATTGATCAGTGGAAGCAATCAACCACTACAGATTCTGTTGTTTCTGCCTGTAAGAGGCTTTTGAATGCATTCACAGACGTTGGATTCACTGAAAAAGCCCACGACTTCAAGATGCTTCTGATTCAGAAGAACTGTGACCCTACAAATTCATTAGAGTAG
- the LOC18767576 gene encoding pentatricopeptide repeat-containing protein At5g09450, mitochondrial isoform X2, whose product MASRSLFLTLRRASSVVSNTLRPNLSRLFSSGALSTECVQDSQENDDLKSRIFRVRLPKRSVTNVLQNWVSEGNQITLSELRHISKDLRKSQRYKHALEISEWMVSHGEYEVSDSDYAVRIVLMTKVFGIDSAERYFEGLPLTAKTTETYTALLHSYAGAKLTEKAEDLYEKIKESKLSLSALTYNEMMTMYMSVGQVEKVSLVVEELKRQKVAPDIFTYNLWISSCAATLKIDQVQQILDEMRYDLGFGEDWERYINLTNIYVSVGHLVNAESNSLVEAEKGITQREWITYDFLIILHAGLGNKDRIDQIWKSLIMTRQKMTSRNYICILSSYLMLGQLKEVGEVIDQWKQSTTTDSVVSACKRLLNAFTDVGFTEKAHDFKMLLIQKNCDPTNSLE is encoded by the exons ATGGCTTCTCGGTCCCTCTTCCTCACTCTCAGGCG TGCGAGCAGCGTCGTCAGCAACACTTTGCGACCCAATCTTTCTAGATTGTTCTCTTCAGGTGCTCTCAGCACTGAATGTGTCCAAGACTCTCAGGAAAATGACGACCTCAAGAGCAGAATCTTCAGGGTGAGGCTGCCCAAGCGAAGCGTCACCAACGTTCTTCAGAATTGGGTCAGTGAAGGCAACCAAATTACCCTTTCAGAGCTTCGCCATATCTCGAAGGACCTTAGGAAGTCTCAGCGTTACAAGCACGCTCTCGAG ATATCCGAGTGGATGGTCAGCCATGGTGAATATGAGGTATCAGATTCTGACTATGCAGTCCGCATTGTCTTGATGACAAAAGTTTTTGGTATTGATTCTGCGGAACGCTACTTTGAAGGTCTACCTCTTACTGCAAAAACTACTGAGACCTATACTGCTCTCCTCCACTCGTATGCTGGGGCTAAATTGACTGAAAAGGCTGAGGACCTCtatgagaaaataaaggaGTCTAAACTTTCCCTTAGTGCCCTTACATACAATGAGATGATGACTATGTACATGTCAGTGGGGCAAGTGGAGAAGGTCTCTTTAGTTGTTGAAGAACTGAAACGGCAGAAGGTTGCACCAGATATCTTCACATACAATCTCTGGATAAGTTCATGTGCTGCAACTCTGAAAATTGATCAAGTTCAACAGATTTTGGATGAAATGAGATATGATCTTGGTTTTGGTGAAGACTGGGAGAGATACATTAACCTGACAAATATCTATGTTAGCGTTGGGCATCTTGTGAATGCAGAGTCCAATTCTCTAGTAGAAGCTGAGAAAGGAATCACACAAAGAGAATGGATTACATACGACTTCCTCATTATTTTGCATGCTGGTTTAGGAAATAAAGACAGAATTGATCAGATATGGAAATCCTTGATAATGACGAGACAAAAGATGACAAGTAGAAACTATATTTGCATTCTTTCTTCATATCTAATGCTTGGGCAGCTAAAAGAAGTGGGAGAAGTTATTGATCAGTGGAAGCAATCAACCACTACAGATTCTGTTGTTTCTGCCTGTAAGAGGCTTTTGAATGCATTCACAGACGTTGGATTCACTGAAAAAGCCCACGACTTCAAGATGCTTCTGATTCAGAAGAACTGTGACCCTACAAATTCATTAGAGTAG
- the LOC18768568 gene encoding protein DMR6-LIKE OXYGENASE 2 — MAPAVTTSLTEASNGHETEVASIKRLAGSAALSSVPSEYTYTKNPNEQGDANDPEHSIPTIDFALLTSGSPDQRAKVIEELGRACEEWGFFQVTNHGVPESLMKSMIDACHRFFDLPEEEKKEFQTKNLLDPIRCGTSANVAIEKVRLWRDFLKVIAHPEFNSLYKPAGYSEVSLEFSKRTREVATEILKGISESLGLEADYIAKAMNWDRGLQILAANYYPACPQPDKAIGIPPHTDHGLVTLLIQNEMGGLEVKHKDQWVLVNAAPGAFIVNIGDQMQILTNDKYKSIWHRAVVNNKATRISIAVPHGPSLDTPALPIPELLEREGQAPKYIGMTYEKFMELQASPAAYVKPCLDHLRI; from the exons ATGGCACCTGCAGTAACTACTTCATTAACTGAGGCATCCAATGGTCATGAAACCGAAGTTGCAAGCATCAAAAGACTAGCTGGCTCAGCTGCTCTCAGTTCTGTACCTTCCGAGTACACTTACACCAAAAATCCTAATGAACAAGGAGATGCAAATGACCCCGAACACTCAATCCCCACCATTGATTTTGCTCTTCTCACCTCTGGTTCTCCTGATCAACGGGCAAAAGTGATCGAGGAGCTCGGAAGAGCTTGCGAGGAATGGGGCTTCTTCCAG GTGACCAACCACGGTGTACCAGAGAGCTTGATGAAATCAATGATCGACGCGTGTCATAGATTTTTTGATCTAccagaggaggagaagaaggagTTTCAAACAAAGAACCTGTTGGACCCAATTAGGTGCGGTACCAGCGCCAACGTCGCCATTGAAAAAGTTCGTCTATGGAGGGATTTCCTCAAGGTCATAGCCCACCCTGAATTCAACTCACTCTACAAACCTGCTGGATACAGCGAGGTTTCACTGGAGTTCAGCAAAAGAACCCGAGAAGTAGCCACAGAAATATTGAAGGGAATATCAGAGAGCTTAGGGTTGGAGGCTGACTACATAGCAAAGGCCATGAACTGGGACCGTGGCTTACAAATTCTGGCCGCGAATTACTACCCTGCTTGCCCACAGCCCGATAAAGCGATCGGCATTCCTCCTCATACTGATCACGGACTGGTGACACTCCTCATCCAAAATGAGATGGGTGGCCTTGAAGTCAAGCACAAAGACCAATGGGTGTTGGTGAATGCTGCTCCGGGAGCTTTTATTGTTAACATTGGTGACCAAATGCAG ATTTTGACAAACGACAAGTACAAAAGTATATGGCATAGGGCTGTTGTGAACAACAAAGCTACAAGGATATCAATAGCTGTACCACATGGACCTTCACTAGACACACCAGCTTTACCAATCCCAGAGTTGTTAGAGAGAGAAGGCCAAGCACCAAAATACATTGGAATGACATATGAGAAATTCATGGAGCTTCAAGCAAGCCCTGCTGCCTACGTGAAGCCTTGCTTAGATCATCTCCGAATCTAG
- the LOC18767565 gene encoding uncharacterized protein LOC18767565 → MSCYWCSIALFSCPYYSLFPYSISESIKTNNFQFYIATYVHSLLKKRQHKVQRERERERERERELLLNHINPKIHSFPVDLMAMRKEAPELAERSSSNPNKPHRHTLSFYSPKLSFYIFSACVTLFVVLHIKTLQTDQNPTSSLWFHKHQRQRVTTNTTSTMAEKLRQAVTFLPLKDLRYAGPAALQGHTWFMSSMYDKQDEEGGAQYQQFPSPSSHGRLLCLKGRDNHDGSWNSYALAFPEALPHNTTLMKGLTFVSYNHYNYDNIWHGLTAVVPFVSWHIKNSCAVPDRWILYHWGEIRARMGVWLGSLMEATFSGAPRVEVFDDVEEGRAVCFEKAVVMRHNEGGMSREKRLEVFDLMRCKARLFCNVSLDEQNYKSTRSVTKRIGVTLFMRTGPRSFKNDTAVIGIFERECAKVDGCRLMVAYSNNLTFCDQVKVMSLTDILVSPHGAQLTNMFLMNRNSSVMEFFPKGWLKLAGVGQYVFHWIASWSGMRHKGAWRDPDGDTCQYGEDDRRCMSIYKHGKIGHNETYFAGWTRNVIDEVKTRKMEEAKMAIPNSNGCSCI, encoded by the exons ATGAGCTGTTATTGGTGTAGTATAGCATTATTCTCGTGTCCTTATTATTCCCTATTTCCATATTCTATCTCCGAAAGTATCAAAactaataattttcaattctacATCGCAACATATGTGCATTCCCTTCTCAAGAAACGCCAACACAAagtacagagagagagagagagagagagagagagagagagagaactacTACTAAATCACATCAATCCCAAAATTCATTCATTCCCAGTTGATCTAATGGCAATGAGAAAAGAAGCCCCAGAACTTGCAGAAAGATCCTCCTCAAACCCTAACAAACCTCACCGCCATACCCTCTCTTTCTACTCCCCAAAACTCTCCTTCTATATCTTCTCAGCTTGTGTCACCCTCTTCGTCGTCCTCCACATCAAAACCCTCCAAACCGACCAAAATCCCACGTCGTCATTATGGTTCCACAAGCACCAACGGCAACGAGTCACCACCAACACCACCTCCACAATGGCCGAGAAGCTCCGCCAAGCGGTCACATTTCTCCCGCTCAAAGACCTACGCTACGCGGGCCCGGCTGCTCTCCAGGGCCACACGTGGTTCATGAGCTCCATGTACGACAAGCAGGACGAGGAGGGCGGGGCCCAGTACCAGCAGTTCCCCTCGCCCTCCTCCCATGGGCGGCTCCTCTGCCTCAAAGGCCGCGACAACCACGACGGCTCCTGGAACTCCTACGCCCTCGCCTTCCCAGAAGCTCTCCCCCACAACACGACGCTCATGAAAGGCTTGACGTTCGTGTCGTACAACCACTACAACTACGACAACATCTGGCACGGCCTGACCGCTGTCGTGCCCTTCGTCTCGTGGCACATAAAGAATTCGTGTGCTGTCCCCGACCGGTGGATTTTGTACCACTGGGGGGAGATTAGAGCAAGGATGGGAGTCTGGTTGGGGAGCTTGATGGAGGCTACTTTCAGTGGGGCCCCGCGTGTCGAGGTGTTTGATGACGTGGAGGAAGGGAGGGCCGTTTGTTTTGAGAAGGCTGTGGTGATGAGGCATAACGAGGGTGGGATGTCGAGGGAGAAGAGGTTGGAGGTTTTTGATCTGATGAGGTGCAAAGCGAGATTGTTTTGTAATGTGAGCTTGGATGAACAAAATTACAAGAGTACCCGTAGTGTAACAAAGAGAATTGGAGTCACATTGTTTATGAGGACAGGGCCTAGGTCGTTCAAAAACGACACCGCTGTGATTGGGATCTTTGAGAGGGAGTGTGCTAAGGTGGATGGTTGTCGGCTCATGGTGGCTTATTCTAATAACCTCACTTTTTGTGACCAG GTGAAGGTAATGAGCTTGACGGACATTTTGGTATCTCCACATGGTGCGCAGTTAACCAACATGTTCTTGATGAACAGAAACAGCAGTGTCATGGAGTTCTTCCCAAAAGGTTGGCTAAAACTAGCCGGGGTAGGCCAATATGTCTTCCACTGGATCGCCAGCTGGTCAGGCATGAGGCACAAAGGAGCATGGCGCGATCCAGATGGTGACACGTGTCAGTATGGAGAAGATGATCGTCGATGCATGTCCATCTACAAGCATGGGAAAATTGGACACAATGAGACCTACTTTGCAGGGTGGACTAGAAATGTTATAGATGAGGTGAAGACGAGGAAGATGGAAGAAGCGAAAATGGCTATTCCAAATTCTAATGGTTGTTCctgtatttaa